The Halarsenatibacter silvermanii genome includes a region encoding these proteins:
- a CDS encoding FGGY-family carbohydrate kinase yields MSHVIGVDIGTQGTKAVLLSESGEVLAHSYSGYEVNTPRPSWAEQWPNVWVEAVKETISEVKAISGVDKESVKGIGISSLYGGAGVPVDENLEPVFPCLIWMDRRAEDEVDWVKNNVDLDKLFDITGNHVNSYFGFTKMLWIKNNKKEIWDEIEYFIPPANYAIHELTGELAVDYSSAGNIGGVFDLKKREWSEEMMNDLGIPSDMMLPRLVSCTDVVGKLTDETAEELGLSPNTAVVAGGIDAPVANVGAGAFAEGSHVAMTGTSMCWGLITRQRNLSPKLVSMPYSLESEEKIYTFGGSSTAGVLARWFRDEFARLEKDVGAKLDLEAYDLLEMKAKDIPPGSEGLLVLPYFMGERSPIWDSNARGTIVGLSLYHSREHLYRAFFEGVAYALKHNVELVEKTEAELDEEIIISGGVTQSELWPQIFADVTGYPVKIIKDDVEAPLGDALLAGLATDVFDSPEVIEDWLEFKPAIEPSEENYEIYDEYFEQYLDIYQNIKGNMEQLTELP; encoded by the coding sequence ATGTCCCATGTGATAGGCGTTGACATAGGTACTCAGGGAACGAAAGCCGTGCTTTTGAGCGAAAGCGGAGAAGTCCTTGCCCACTCTTACAGCGGATATGAGGTGAATACGCCCCGGCCGAGCTGGGCTGAACAGTGGCCGAATGTCTGGGTTGAAGCAGTAAAAGAGACGATTTCAGAAGTTAAGGCCATTAGCGGGGTGGATAAGGAAAGCGTTAAGGGAATTGGCATAAGCAGTCTCTACGGCGGGGCAGGAGTTCCGGTTGATGAGAATCTGGAACCGGTATTTCCCTGCCTGATCTGGATGGACAGGAGAGCTGAAGATGAAGTTGACTGGGTTAAAAATAACGTGGATCTGGATAAATTATTCGACATAACGGGGAATCATGTAAATTCCTATTTTGGTTTTACCAAAATGCTCTGGATCAAGAACAACAAAAAAGAAATCTGGGATGAAATAGAATATTTCATACCTCCTGCGAATTATGCAATTCACGAGCTGACCGGAGAGCTGGCCGTGGATTATTCTTCGGCCGGGAACATAGGGGGAGTCTTCGACCTTAAAAAACGTGAATGGTCGGAGGAGATGATGAATGATCTGGGCATACCCTCAGATATGATGCTGCCCAGACTGGTCTCCTGTACTGATGTGGTGGGTAAACTCACAGATGAAACAGCTGAAGAGCTGGGATTAAGCCCGAATACTGCCGTGGTGGCCGGCGGTATAGATGCTCCTGTGGCCAATGTCGGTGCAGGAGCTTTTGCGGAAGGAAGTCACGTAGCCATGACCGGCACTTCCATGTGCTGGGGACTTATAACCAGGCAGAGAAACCTCTCGCCCAAACTTGTCAGTATGCCCTATTCTCTCGAATCAGAAGAAAAGATTTATACCTTCGGCGGATCGAGCACTGCTGGAGTTCTGGCCCGATGGTTCCGGGATGAATTTGCCAGACTCGAAAAGGATGTTGGTGCTAAATTAGATCTGGAAGCCTATGATCTGCTGGAGATGAAGGCAAAAGATATTCCTCCCGGCTCGGAGGGACTGCTGGTTTTGCCCTATTTTATGGGCGAAAGAAGTCCAATCTGGGACAGCAATGCCCGCGGCACCATTGTTGGCCTGAGTCTATATCATTCTCGCGAGCATCTTTATAGAGCATTTTTCGAAGGTGTCGCCTATGCCCTGAAGCATAATGTGGAATTGGTCGAAAAAACAGAAGCCGAGCTTGATGAGGAGATAATTATCAGCGGAGGCGTGACTCAATCAGAATTATGGCCGCAGATATTTGCAGATGTAACCGGCTATCCGGTGAAAATAATCAAGGATGATGTTGAAGCACCTCTGGGTGATGCGCTCCTGGCAGGCTTGGCAACCGATGTATTTGATTCTCCCGAAGTGATCGAAGACTGGCTGGAATTCAAGCCGGCCATCGAGCCCTCTGAAGAAAATTATGAAATTTATGATGAGTACTTCGAACAGTATCTGGATATATATCAAAATATCAAGGGCAACATGGAGCAGTTGACCGAACTCCCCTGA
- a CDS encoding flagellar protein FlgN, which yields MDVQGPEPAKFSSEKEGQAQAGGQFGREENLTELEPLVDKLCRILKEMADVHEKALKLAEEKKERLIENDIEGLSEVVEREEKVLQEIETLEKERGRLADKLAGLTGEDELNISALKEQVSGERRRRLKKLQNKLNPLLEELDRVNEQNRQLLLQAMKFNEVTFKLFLQGADEQGVYKKPEQEGSAGDDGVDKEQVRNIIDRRA from the coding sequence ATGGATGTTCAGGGTCCAGAACCGGCCAAATTTTCCAGCGAAAAAGAGGGTCAGGCCCAGGCCGGCGGTCAGTTCGGCAGAGAAGAGAATTTGACCGAACTGGAGCCGCTGGTGGATAAACTGTGCCGAATATTAAAAGAGATGGCCGATGTACATGAAAAAGCCCTGAAGCTGGCTGAAGAAAAAAAGGAGCGGCTGATAGAAAATGACATAGAGGGTTTGAGCGAGGTTGTCGAAAGGGAAGAAAAGGTTCTGCAGGAGATAGAAACTCTCGAAAAAGAACGCGGCCGGCTGGCAGATAAACTGGCCGGACTGACGGGAGAAGATGAGCTGAATATCTCCGCTTTGAAAGAGCAGGTGTCGGGCGAGCGCCGGCGCCGCCTCAAAAAGCTGCAGAATAAGCTGAATCCGCTGCTGGAGGAGCTGGATAGAGTCAACGAACAAAATCGCCAGCTGCTGCTGCAGGCCATGAAATTTAACGAAGTAACTTTTAAATTATTTTTGCAGGGAGCCGACGAGCAGGGAGTATATAAGAAGCCGGAGCAGGAAGGATCCGCCGGAGATGACGGCGTCGATAAGGAGCAGGTGCGCAACATTATCGACCGCAGGGCATAA
- a CDS encoding L-ribulose-5-phosphate 4-epimerase: MLDEMKKRVYEMNVELPRQGLVAMTSGNVSGRRPGDDRVVIKPSGMPYEEMGPEDMVVVDLQGEVLEGDKKPSSDTASHLYVYRQRQDVNGMVHTHSNYATSFAALGEPIPACLTQIADEFGGDIPVGPFVPIGEEDIGQAIVENIGDSPGILLKNHGVFTVGESPEAALKSAVMVEDAARTVHLAQTRGEPDRLPDEAIERAHRRYQEDYGQ, encoded by the coding sequence ATGCTGGACGAGATGAAGAAAAGAGTTTATGAGATGAATGTCGAGCTGCCCCGGCAGGGATTGGTGGCCATGACCAGCGGCAATGTAAGCGGCCGCAGGCCCGGCGATGATCGGGTGGTCATCAAGCCGAGCGGCATGCCCTATGAGGAGATGGGGCCGGAGGATATGGTGGTGGTCGATCTGCAGGGAGAGGTGCTGGAAGGCGATAAAAAACCTTCAAGCGACACTGCTTCCCATCTATACGTTTACCGGCAGCGCCAGGATGTAAATGGGATGGTGCATACTCACAGCAATTATGCCACCAGTTTTGCAGCTTTAGGCGAGCCCATTCCGGCCTGCCTCACGCAGATAGCCGACGAATTTGGCGGCGATATTCCCGTCGGACCCTTTGTCCCCATCGGGGAGGAGGATATCGGTCAGGCGATCGTGGAAAACATAGGCGATTCGCCGGGGATTTTGCTGAAAAATCACGGAGTCTTTACCGTGGGCGAAAGTCCGGAGGCGGCGCTCAAATCCGCGGTGATGGTGGAAGATGCAGCCCGAACCGTTCATCTGGCTCAGACCCGGGGAGAGCCCGACCGGCTTCCCGATGAGGCCATTGAACGAGCTCACAGGCGGTATCAGGAGGATTATGGGCAGTAA
- a CDS encoding BsuPI-related putative proteinase inhibitor has product MKRLTAVGLTMAVMFLVFAVVSVLLSGGSAESVQANGFQIEEKEELPEEQILNLPIVEEIEDIEDIEDLEDPGILLSELADHFDWDYELAEDQVIVEESKQFARPADADADDDISDDIPLDAGLVRTLVQELEGIKPLFVAWLDADKTSAESGDEVEVEMKVWNISEEEQTLNFRDGQVYDLLLLREGGDDEDEIKWRWSEGRGFTMALHSKTFEPGEIRSWQESFEIDEALETGIYQLEGWITAEERIEFNPVPIEISGRED; this is encoded by the coding sequence ATGAAAAGATTGACGGCTGTCGGGCTGACTATGGCGGTGATGTTTTTGGTTTTTGCGGTTGTGAGTGTTCTTTTGAGCGGCGGATCGGCAGAATCGGTTCAGGCCAACGGTTTTCAGATTGAGGAAAAAGAAGAGCTGCCGGAAGAGCAGATTCTCAATCTGCCGATCGTGGAAGAAATTGAAGATATTGAAGATATTGAAGACCTCGAAGACCCCGGCATTCTTTTGTCCGAACTGGCCGATCATTTTGACTGGGATTATGAGTTGGCAGAGGATCAGGTTATCGTAGAAGAGAGTAAGCAATTTGCCAGGCCCGCGGATGCGGATGCAGACGATGATATCTCAGATGATATCCCGCTCGATGCCGGGCTGGTTCGAACTCTGGTGCAGGAACTGGAGGGCATAAAGCCTTTATTCGTCGCCTGGCTGGATGCGGATAAAACTTCGGCAGAAAGCGGCGACGAAGTTGAAGTTGAGATGAAGGTCTGGAATATTTCAGAAGAAGAACAGACGCTGAATTTCCGGGACGGTCAGGTTTATGACCTGCTGCTTTTGCGCGAGGGTGGCGATGATGAAGATGAGATCAAATGGCGCTGGTCTGAAGGCAGAGGTTTCACCATGGCTCTGCACAGCAAGACATTTGAACCGGGCGAGATCAGAAGCTGGCAGGAAAGCTTTGAAATCGATGAAGCTCTTGAGACCGGCATTTATCAGCTGGAAGGATGGATAACGGCCGAGGAAAGAATTGAATTTAACCCGGTGCCGATCGAGATAAGCGGTCGGGAAGATTGA
- the flgM gene encoding flagellar biosynthesis anti-sigma factor FlgM, which translates to MEINGVNPQQIQKIYQQQRQLLSESEANQERESGDRMEISAEARQIHEFAVQMEETPDIRQERVAELRQEVQSGSYEIDPEQIAESMIDEMEAANPASGEES; encoded by the coding sequence GTGGAAATTAATGGTGTCAATCCCCAGCAGATTCAGAAAATTTATCAGCAGCAGCGTCAGCTCCTGAGCGAGAGCGAGGCCAATCAGGAGCGGGAAAGCGGCGATAGAATGGAGATATCCGCCGAAGCGCGGCAGATCCATGAATTCGCCGTTCAGATGGAGGAAACTCCCGATATCCGCCAGGAGCGTGTGGCCGAGCTGCGTCAGGAAGTGCAGAGCGGCTCCTATGAGATCGATCCAGAACAGATAGCCGAGAGCATGATAGATGAGATGGAAGCCGCCAATCCAGCTTCAGGAGAGGAGAGCTAA
- the flgK gene encoding flagellar hook-associated protein FlgK, translated as MTSQFTVLNTALSSLQSHQKALDTTGHNIANADTDGYTRQRAELAATRPYSKPGRNMPTSAGQVGTGVEVQQISRLRDNFIDGQLRRQNQIGGYWNQRSEGLERLELIFNEPSENNLDQAMIDFRDGLSELSNEPESRSARTTVRERGVTLADSFNDIYRQMREYQNSLDGEVEAGVDEINSIFDRIAELNEQIIAVKGSGNQPNDLMDTRDRLLDELNELADISVSEQASGSINITMGGTQVVTGKNVKPLGVRENDDGLNEVYHQHTGERANIAGGELSGLLEIRDEEIGGLSSEGHDSGYIDELNDMARAFADHFNDVHKSGYDLNGDPGEEFFTYAADEDNPAWGLEISRNIRESTDNIAGGNYSDNPSVARVIDFDPDDIVDDSYSYRVEAGTFGEDGTSFDFEEIAAGEVKQDFQVDVNYDVDNGLDEEDVELDVWTNTATEMSAEEDIEDIAIEEDEQYEIVDLDDYFDNNETNYDNGLIDENDDEIVAVSEDREEFDLLEKAVEIDPDGELGDDHLEFEEIDDDPLSLDFDAVLTGSENDNIRAGEVHIDNISTEGDDIVEIEASGTANRLDFDVDVPEDEDIEEIEVDWEDEEVRVPEGELDELEGQDIYREVMGRMPTEEVFVDDDEETLFSVDNEFNLAVADRGEANISFDTPRGSGSNASSLARTINEDEINIGEERSSVKEYFEGVISSLGVDGQRANQMVENSEALSDQLHNQRESISGVSLDEEMANMVKYQQAYAAAANVITTFQENMNTLIGMMQ; from the coding sequence ATGACCAGTCAGTTTACCGTTCTTAACACAGCGCTGAGTTCGCTTCAATCCCACCAAAAAGCGCTGGATACCACCGGTCATAACATAGCCAACGCCGATACCGACGGCTATACCCGTCAGCGGGCCGAGCTGGCAGCCACCCGCCCCTATTCCAAACCCGGCCGGAACATGCCGACTTCCGCCGGTCAGGTGGGTACGGGGGTCGAGGTGCAGCAGATCAGCCGGCTGCGGGATAATTTCATAGATGGACAGCTGAGGCGGCAAAACCAGATCGGCGGCTACTGGAATCAGAGGTCGGAAGGTCTGGAGCGCCTGGAGCTGATCTTTAATGAACCGAGCGAAAACAATCTCGATCAGGCCATGATAGATTTTCGCGATGGATTATCTGAACTGAGCAACGAGCCCGAAAGCAGATCGGCCCGCACCACGGTGCGCGAAAGAGGTGTAACTCTGGCCGATTCTTTCAATGATATCTATCGGCAGATGCGCGAATATCAGAACTCGCTGGACGGCGAGGTCGAAGCCGGAGTCGATGAGATAAACTCGATTTTTGACAGGATAGCGGAATTAAACGAACAGATTATTGCGGTTAAGGGCAGCGGCAACCAGCCCAATGATCTCATGGATACCCGCGATAGGCTGCTGGACGAGCTTAATGAGCTGGCGGATATCAGCGTTAGCGAACAGGCTTCCGGCAGCATCAATATAACCATGGGCGGCACGCAGGTGGTAACGGGGAAAAACGTTAAACCTCTGGGGGTAAGAGAGAATGACGATGGTTTAAATGAAGTGTATCACCAGCATACCGGGGAGAGGGCCAACATTGCCGGAGGCGAACTTTCCGGTCTTCTGGAGATCAGGGATGAAGAGATCGGGGGTTTGAGCAGTGAAGGTCACGACAGCGGTTATATAGATGAGCTCAATGATATGGCCAGGGCTTTTGCCGATCATTTTAACGATGTTCATAAATCCGGTTATGACCTCAATGGCGATCCGGGGGAAGAGTTTTTTACCTATGCGGCGGACGAGGATAATCCGGCCTGGGGGCTGGAGATATCGAGAAATATTCGCGAGTCGACGGATAATATAGCGGGCGGCAATTACAGCGATAATCCTTCCGTGGCCCGGGTTATTGATTTTGATCCCGATGATATTGTCGATGACAGCTACAGCTATCGGGTTGAGGCCGGCACATTTGGCGAGGACGGCACCAGCTTTGATTTTGAGGAGATTGCTGCCGGCGAGGTCAAGCAGGATTTTCAGGTGGATGTGAACTACGACGTTGATAATGGGCTCGACGAGGAAGATGTGGAGCTGGATGTGTGGACGAATACAGCCACGGAGATGTCGGCTGAAGAAGATATAGAAGATATTGCCATCGAGGAAGATGAGCAATATGAGATTGTAGATTTGGATGATTATTTTGACAATAATGAAACAAACTATGATAACGGTCTAATAGATGAAAATGACGACGAGATAGTCGCTGTCAGCGAGGATAGAGAAGAATTTGATTTACTGGAAAAAGCGGTGGAAATTGACCCAGATGGAGAGCTGGGAGATGATCACTTAGAATTTGAGGAAATTGATGATGATCCTCTCTCGCTGGATTTTGATGCGGTTTTGACGGGGTCGGAGAACGATAATATTCGCGCAGGCGAGGTTCACATCGATAATATCTCAACCGAGGGAGATGATATTGTAGAGATAGAGGCCTCGGGCACGGCCAACCGTCTCGATTTCGACGTGGACGTGCCAGAAGACGAAGATATTGAAGAGATAGAAGTCGATTGGGAAGATGAAGAGGTACGGGTGCCGGAAGGAGAGCTGGATGAATTAGAAGGTCAGGATATTTACCGGGAAGTCATGGGCAGAATGCCGACTGAGGAAGTTTTTGTAGACGATGATGAAGAAACTCTTTTCAGCGTCGATAACGAATTCAACCTGGCCGTGGCCGATCGGGGTGAGGCCAACATATCCTTCGATACTCCCCGCGGCAGCGGTTCCAATGCTTCTTCGCTGGCCAGGACCATAAATGAGGATGAAATTAATATCGGCGAGGAAAGATCCTCGGTCAAAGAATATTTCGAAGGAGTTATATCCTCGCTGGGCGTGGATGGACAGCGGGCCAATCAGATGGTGGAGAATTCTGAAGCGCTTTCGGATCAGCTGCACAATCAGCGGGAATCCATCTCCGGAGTCTCGCTGGATGAAGAGATGGCCAACATGGTTAAATATCAGCAGGCCTA